The sequence TGCCTCTTCACGTTGGATCAAGCGATGCTCCAACGAAGAAATTTCTTTACGACGTTCCTTGGACTCGTTCTCCTCGTTTTGTTTCATCTGGTAAATTTGGTCTTTTGCTTCGAGAAGAGTTTCCTTTTTTAAAGTCTCGGCCTGCTTTTCCGCATTTTTGAGCACGAATTCCGCTTCGTTCGCGGCACGCGAGCTCTTCGCATTCACAACATAGCGGTTAAGCAGATAGCCGAGGGCGAATCCTACAATGACAGTTACCAGGGCAATCAGTACAATATTCATGTGTACGCCCTCCTTTCATTTCAAATAATGATTCGTTTAAATACAAAGACAGCTTCCCGTGTTTACGGAAAGCCTGCGATGGGTCACTAGTGAGATGGACTACTGAGTATAGAAAATACAACCGTCGTATTTAAACTTTCAATAACCCCTACACACTACTAAATATATGCACAGCTTTTGAAGCTGAATCATCCATTACAGGCATTTAAATGATACCTCATTCAGCTGTTAGAATCTATATGAAATTCCTGCTCGCAACGCTCATGCAAAACCCTGTTGGCGATGTCGAATGAGTACCCTCGTGTAACAAGACGGCGAAAAGCTTTATCCCGTTGTTTTTTGTCGTTCATATCGAAACGTAAAACGAGTCTCATAGCCGTAGCAAGCTGAACGGACAAGGCATCTTCATCAAGTTTTTCTTGCAGAGTTGCCTCGATGAGGTCTTTTGGGAAACCTTTTTTCGCCAGTTTCTGCCGTATCTTTCGCGATCCTATGCCTTCTTCGATGCAGCGCTCGATGATTCTGACAAGATATTGCCCA comes from Coriobacteriia bacterium and encodes:
- a CDS encoding RecX family transcriptional regulator; the encoded protein is MSIYTSKLKQDGFSASVAHKVTAYLSEVSFCNDGQYLVRIIERCIEEGIGSRKIRQKLAKKGFPKDLIEATLQEKLDEDALSVQLATAMRLVLRFDMNDKKQRDKAFRRLVTRGYSFDIANRVLHERCEQEFHIDSNS